AAAAGAATACCTTGCCACTGGGGTTTTGTTCATTGCGGCTCCACTTCCACAGTCTCTGAATAGCATTAGACCCCAAAGCTAATAAGCCAACACCAGAATTTGTGTAAAGAAGCCTTGCAACCTGTGTTTTATTATTGATTGCAAACCCTTTAACTTCCAGAATATATAACACTACCAGCATTAATTACAAAACGAACTCAGTGCTTGCACCTTGCAGGCAGAATCAGTATCTGGCATGCTAGCAACTCGGCATTGTTTTGCATTCAAAATTTCAGCCAACTCCCATGACTTCATCTTATCCTGCAACTCTTCTGAAATTTTTGGCTTATTATCTACATTCCTAGGAGTTGGATCACCCCCACTCTGCAACAAAACCCAATCTAATAACATAAGGAAAAGACTAAACTGAATCCTACTCCACATCTAGGCAGAATGTAGGTGAAGCCAAGTTAATTCTAAGTCAAGAACTTGAGAATCAACAGGGAGTTACTGACCATAAAGCCAAGCCCTTAACAGATACTAAAAGCATTATGCTTAAGTGTTGTttaatattgctgcaaatttactATTGGATACACAAGTACACAAATAGGAAGTCTAAAATTATGGGGCATCAAGATAAGACAATCTGGAAGAATCGAAATCTCTTTAAATGAAAGCATCAATTACTTGCTGGATGCTGTGAGTGTCATGACCCTACCTGATGGATAGCTAACTCATCAACTTCGTTGAGCCTTAACTACTAAGATTAACAGTACTACACTAATTAATTTCATTGAACTTAAACCAATAAAATTTTAGTAGCATACTCAATCAAACTCTTATAAGTTACTTTGTCTTAGCCAATTTCTGATGTGGAACTAAattgggattatttatgatctcccCACTTAAAGTCTCAACATCCTCAGCAATGCCTATaatcaaaccctagcatggtgcatgtgaggCTTAGATCAGTGGTAGCTCCATGTTGTGATGTGCTCTAGAGCCCCTTCAATGGGTAATACTTTCCTACTTGATCTTCTCACCATGCTCTAGTATTCGATCATCTCAATTCGAGTATTAATTTAATTAAGTTCTAAACCACTGACTCAAAATGTTAAGTATTAACAATCTAGTGTTATTCAATGTGAGAATAAAACCAGGGGTGTTAAAGCAAAAATATACAAGCATAAAGATACATATATAAGCATATACATGGAACAAAATGATATAGTATATTTGGTTTTCCTTTATAATTATGAGTTTGTCCAGTAGTCAAGTCCAATATTTTCAAGGAGGAATtggtaaaaaaattcataatGCTACACATATGTTTATTCAAGAAAATAATAAACAGCACAATTTCTCCATTTACTCCAAAAAATAGCAGAAAAGGAAAAAGCACTATGCCCGTGAGGCCCTAAAAAATATACTCTTTTATGGAACATACAAGAATAATAGAGGGCTTTGCAGGAGAATTTCTGTCCAAACGGTCCACAATGCTGATGTTTGGTGAGATATTTGCCACCACAGGTGAACATGAAACCTGATTATGAAATATGAACTGCTAAGAAAGCCGGTATGTATATTCATTTTGAAAAGGGAGGTTCTCACCTTGATAGGAGAAGGTTCATGTTGAGCTCTAAATGGTTCCAAGGAGCGACTTCCAAAGGATCGTAAGATCCTAAGACCATCTGCATTAGCTAGTATCTTAAAGCCATTATCTACAGTTGTAACAGCAAGAAGATTTCCTTCCTTGTTAAATCTCAATCGTGGACGACTCTGAATTAATTGATATGCCCATGTCAAACAATAAAATAAAAGTACTTCCAATTCTTTACTACATACAATATACTTACAGGAAGTCCACCATCAGCTTCAGTGCTTGTAAGCATGTTAATGTTGTCTACATcccaaaattttattaaattatctTCTCCAGCAgccaaaaaatgattttgtgcaGTATCAAACTGCACAACAACAGTGGACTTCTTCCGGAAGCCAGTGTATTGCCTCTTTATGGATCCTTCACTTTCATTCCACTCAACAAGAAAACAGTCTCCATCTTTGCTAGTTCCACATGAGAACAATCTGCATTTTAACCAATAGACAGTTAATGGCCAAtagacatacatatgtatgtatgtacacacacacacacacacacacatacatatatgtgtgtatgcatgcatacatacatatgtacacatatatatcttCAGTATTAATCATCTTACCGACTTCCATCAGCACTATAAAGCATTGTGGTACTCCAACGCCCAGGAGCATCATAGTCAACTCTGGATCCTATATTGTCATACAGCCATGCTTTTATTTTTCCATCAAGGGAAGTTGAGAAGATAAACTACAAATGCAAAACAGTTTAAAGTTATCACAAGGATGAAACTAGAGATattagcaaaaagttcaagtgaaTGACCACAGCTGTAAAGTTTGATACTACAAAAATTGACTAAGAACAGTCCACAGTACAGAGGAATACTTTAAGAAAAATGCTGCTAGGTAAACATGAACCAGTATTAACATACCTGAATATTTTCTTTGCGGTGGGGGCAAATAGAATAGACAGGTGCCTCATGTCCTTCAAAGACAAAAAGCCTTTGACCATTTAAATCCCACACCTACAGATGTGCATGATCTCTATGAAAACCATTGAAAGGAACAAcaccaaaaaataaaagagaacaaCATTTGACTGTTTACACCTTTATAAGCTTATCATCTCCACAAGTGACCACGCAAAGTTGTTTACTTGGATGAGAGAATGCTATGTCATTGACTCCTCCAACATGAGCATCAATCTGTTAAAAAAAAGCAAAGTATTTAGCCACTGATACATCTAATGTAAGAAGAAATCAAAATGTTTCACAAGACCTCGATAACTTGGCAGAGATCATTTGGTGCCTGATATCCATGTAAATGAATCAAGTGTTTCGTGAATGCAATCCCTGTATATACAACTCAAATCTAAGCAAATTAAATAAATGATTGGATCTTatccaagaaaagaaaataccAATCAAATTTCCATCTGGACTCCAAATAACTCGGGTAATTGATATAGAAGAGTCTTTGACAATGGCACTCTGTAAAATGTGTAACACATATCAAGCAAATTGAGTTGGAAAGAGAGATACCAGTATCAGAATTGTCTATTACTCAGGCAGTAGAAAATAAATGATGTGCATCATCTAGAGAAAAATGTTTACTTGGCAGAAAGTTATAAGACATGTTCAGGCAATAAAATCAGAGAAAATTATAATATTGCGCATACATGGACCAGTAAAATATCTAAAGAACTTGCACCTTACAGATCAGCATACTGACAAACTCATGGACATTAGTACAAAACCATTTATCAATCCTATTGAACTTTTTGGCATGGTCTACTAAAAAGCATAGACCTGCAAAGCAATTCAAAAATgccaagttcttctcttgtttgaTATTTGAAGTCATCAAAAAGCAAAATACTGCCCTAAAGAAAGGGCAAGGATGCATACAAAGAAATTATTAACAAATACTTCAGCCAAAAGTCGGCTCAGACATAAGGAACACAACTTTCCAACCTCAAATAGAGGTACAAGGACCTTGGAGACCAACAAGCAAATATAATTAAATTCTAAAAAGCATCGAATGGTGACAACATATACAAAGACAAAAAGGTTGAGCAAAGGTCTACAGTTTGGAAAGATATGAGAGAAAGACGAAGGTGCCAGCTAGCTTAACTGATAAAGACATTGACAGTTTATCGTAAGGTTCTGGGATCGAATCCCCATTTGCCACTTACCCTTTGCCCCAAAAAAGAAAAGGGACAACAAATCAAGGCCACCTGGAACAGAACGAATAGTAAAGGCAATCACAACTTGGAGCTGAAGTATTCGGTAAGGCTGTATGCACCATTACATGTTAACCCATGCACACCAGCATGGTGCACTTTGCTGGTTAATGTAGACTGTGTTAGCATTACACTGACACTCTTTATGGCCACCATGCCCATACTAACCATGCCAGCATTTAACTACAATGATGATAACATTGTGATTTTAAAATGCATTTCAATAAGCCTCCATTAATTGTTTTAGTCAACAAGATCACGCACTGATATCAAGCGGTGAGTCACAAATCAACCATTAATAGATACTCCAACTACTTGACCCTAGACAAAACACAGCAGCATTATGAGGTCAGCAACATTTGATCTTGCCTAGCATTTAGCTATGCTAAATAAGGGCAAACCCAGCACACAAGGATCCCACTGATGCAGATTTGGGggaagatcaatgtccatagtcGTAATTCTATATTTAGAGAGACTGTTTTTGAAACTTGAACCCAAGCCTCTCAGGTCATAAACGAGCAACCTTACCGTTATACCAAAGCTCACAAACATTTAACTCCGCTCCAAAAATTACCTCCAATTATCCAAGGGTAATAATACTTCTTATTTCTAACTATATCTTCTATGGTATTCCCCTTCGATTCAGCATCTGATCCAAATTGATCTACCACTAGTTCAGTGTGCACTTAATTAGTTTCTATTGACATGTTAAACTTCCTATACTATTATCTTATTTTATCCTCATATGATGTTACcgtatttataataaaaattttccTTGCTAATGCCATTGTCACTATGCACTAATCCTAATCACCAAACATATGGCACAATAACCGCATCAAGAGAATTATAGCTTATTCTTTTATGTCTGCACTTCAATTGAAATAGTATATTAAGGCCAGAGTGCATTTAAGAACACAATAACACATAGCAAGAGAGACTATGAAAGCACCACATGCTATGTTCTTGTACTTATACCATCACATGGAATATATCACTGACAGTTTGCAAGTTGAATTAAAGAAATACAGGAGTGAGTTCTTCTTTAGACCTGGAATTGCGGTGAACAAGCAGCCATTTCCCATACTCTGAACTGCTTTGACACCAGCTTTTCTCTGAGACCAATCTCCCATAGTGTGATTTCACCATTTACAGATCCCACTGGAAAATAAAAGGATAAGATTGAAAATATCTAACCAACGTGGAATAAGTTCCCCATCCCCCAGGATACAATCAAAGAATGGAGTCATACCAAGAAGTACTGTGTGATGAGAAGGATGAAAATCCATGCTAGTCACATTGGATCCCTGTGTCAAGGAGCAAGCTACAACTCTTGGCAGGTCATCCAATGACCATGTAACTTGTGGAAGAGCAGCAGGATATGTGACCTGCATAGGGAAAACACCATTACTTGTAAAATCAATGAGAACACATCCAGTACAAATTACACTTGAACATTGCAAACTTGCAACAttgatatttgaaatttcatcatGCCTCATCGACTGGATGTGAACCAGGCCGCAGACGCTTCATCAGCTGCTCAGATTCCACATTTTGATAGTCTGACATGCTGATGGTATTTGGAGGAGTTCTTGGGCGTTTCATGATAGAAACTGGTAGATAAAGAGAGAAGTTACAACAAAATTAGCTTTTCTCATATTCACCTTTATTTTCTGGCAGCAAATAGTTTTAGCATATTAACCAGAACATGCAACTGTAAATAATATTGACAAAGGGATGGACAAATAAACTCATAATCGTAAATACAATTTCTACAGAACATAAAGAATCCAAGAAATCACAGGAAAATTGAATAGAAAGTTCTGTACTCGTGTTCTTTGCAAAGTGAACCCCTCTATGACTCAGTTGCCTTCATAAGTTCTTGACCTTTCTTGAAATACCCTCATACTCCCTTCTGTCCAATGCTGATTTGAAGCCCAGTTGCCATATAACTTAAATGAGAAGCCTAAGTTGGCAACTTCAGTTTCTCAAACTCATGCCTAAGGATCAACTAGCATCCCAAATGGATGACatggaaaaaataaaaatccaggAAGGCACCATGAGTGTCAAATCATCATTTTCATCAAATTTGTTATGACCTCAGAGTCCCAAAAGGATGACatggaaaaaataaaaatccaggAAGGCACCATGAGTgtcaaatcataattttcatcAAAATCGTTATGACCTCTGAGTGCCAAGTCAATATCTCCATCGACATATGCTGACAGGACAGGAAATGATATAAGGCTGTTTCACAGAAGATAGAGCAATTAAAGATCAATTCAGGACAGGAAGTGGAAGGTTGTCCATCTGTTTTTTCCACAAAAAAGGAACTAGTTGAATAATGTTGATTGGCATTTGACAAGGGGTTAATATTTCATCAGATCTTATACAAAGATGAGGACAACTATAAAGTTAAACCTTGATTCAGTGGAACAGGTATTGATGATGCTGTAACGACAGCAGACTGGACAGAGGATGAAGCAGCAGCATTAGCCATCCAACCAGCTAAAGCACTAGCATTTGAAGCTGCCTGAGGTGGAAACGGCTGGAGGATAAGAACAAACAAAATGCTCAATTTCCCATTCCTCAAATGAAGCTCATCATAAAGGACAACACATCATCCAACATACCCCATGAGCCCCAAGTGGTGTATATGTACCAGCAGCTTTTGGTGCAGCTGCAAGCGGAACAGGTACCGGTGAAGCACGAGCTCCATTTGGAGGAGCACAAGTATGGTCTGTGAATAATGTCCTGATGTCAGGATTTGGCCTTGGATTCTTACACAGCTGATGCTGCCAGTTCAAGCTGTAATGCAATGCTACCACAAGTTAGCAACCAACCATTTAATAAGGGTTCATGCATATCTACGCTAATGACAAAAAAACTGCTCTTTAGCCCTAAATAACTAGTTTAGAAGAGTAATAGACCAGGTAAAGAGAATTCCATTGTCAATATTTCTACCTTTGGTTAATCAGAGTTCGCAACCGTGAAGCTTTAAGAGTAGGAAAAACTAGCTTCTCCCTAAAGAGAGGATTTG
This Musa acuminata AAA Group cultivar baxijiao chromosome BXJ1-2, Cavendish_Baxijiao_AAA, whole genome shotgun sequence DNA region includes the following protein-coding sequences:
- the LOC104000962 gene encoding protein TPR1 isoform X2 — encoded protein: MVEQEKDLKKTQKLLAEYRENEQLSKYGDTKSARSIMLIELKKLIEANPLFREKLVFPTLKASRLRTLINQSLNWQHQLCKNPRPNPDIRTLFTDHTCAPPNGARASPVPVPLAAAPKAAGTYTPLGAHGPFPPQAASNASALAGWMANAAASSSVQSAVVTASSIPVPLNQVSIMKRPRTPPNTISMSDYQNVESEQLMKRLRPGSHPVDEVTYPAALPQVTWSLDDLPRVVACSLTQGSNVTSMDFHPSHHTVLLVGSVNGEITLWEIGLREKLVSKQFRVWEMAACSPQFQSAIVKDSSISITRVIWSPDGNLIGIAFTKHLIHLHGYQAPNDLCQVIEIDAHVGGVNDIAFSHPSKQLCVVTCGDDKLIKVWDLNGQRLFVFEGHEAPVYSICPHRKENIQFIFSTSLDGKIKAWLYDNIGSRVDYDAPGRWSTTMLYSADGSRLFSCGTSKDGDCFLVEWNESEGSIKRQYTGFRKKSTVVVQFDTAQNHFLAAGEDNLIKFWDVDNINMLTSTEADGGLPSRPRLRFNKEGNLLAVTTVDNGFKILANADGLRILRSFGSRSLEPFRAQHEPSPIKVSCSPVVANISPNISIVDRLDRNSPAKPSIILSGGDPTPRNVDNKPKISEELQDKMKSWELAEILNAKQCRVASMPDTDSACKVARLLYTNSGVGLLALGSNAIQRLWKWSRNEQNPSGKATASVVPQHWQPNSGLLMTNDASDTNSEEAVPCIALSKNDSYVMSACGGKISLFNMMTFKVMTTFMSPPPASTFLAFHPQDNNIIAIGMEDSTIHIYNVRVDEVKTKLKGHQKRISGLAFSNNLGILVSSGADAQLCIWNTETWEKKKSLAIQLPTGKTPASDTRVQFNSDQSRLFVVHETQLAIYDTSNTERIQQWVPQDALSAPISYASYSCNSQLVYASFCDGNIGVFDADNLRLRCRIAPSAYMTPAAASSNLPVYPLVIAVHPQEPNQFAVGLADGAVKVFEPLESEGKWGAPVPVDNGVHGSRAQASSTTSNSAVDQLQR
- the LOC104000962 gene encoding protein TPR1 isoform X1; its protein translation is MSSLSRELVFLILQFLDEEKFKESFHKLEQESGFFFNMKYFEEKAQAGEWDEVEKYLSGFTKVDDNRYSMKIFFEIRKQKYLEALDRHDRATAVEILIKDLKVFSTFNEELYKEITQLLTLENFRENEQLSKYGDTKSARSIMLIELKKLIEANPLFREKLVFPTLKASRLRTLINQSLNWQHQLCKNPRPNPDIRTLFTDHTCAPPNGARASPVPVPLAAAPKAAGTYTPLGAHGPFPPQAASNASALAGWMANAAASSSVQSAVVTASSIPVPLNQVSIMKRPRTPPNTISMSDYQNVESEQLMKRLRPGSHPVDEVTYPAALPQVTWSLDDLPRVVACSLTQGSNVTSMDFHPSHHTVLLVGSVNGEITLWEIGLREKLVSKQFRVWEMAACSPQFQSAIVKDSSISITRVIWSPDGNLIGIAFTKHLIHLHGYQAPNDLCQVIEIDAHVGGVNDIAFSHPSKQLCVVTCGDDKLIKVWDLNGQRLFVFEGHEAPVYSICPHRKENIQFIFSTSLDGKIKAWLYDNIGSRVDYDAPGRWSTTMLYSADGSRLFSCGTSKDGDCFLVEWNESEGSIKRQYTGFRKKSTVVVQFDTAQNHFLAAGEDNLIKFWDVDNINMLTSTEADGGLPSRPRLRFNKEGNLLAVTTVDNGFKILANADGLRILRSFGSRSLEPFRAQHEPSPIKVSCSPVVANISPNISIVDRLDRNSPAKPSIILSGGDPTPRNVDNKPKISEELQDKMKSWELAEILNAKQCRVASMPDTDSACKVARLLYTNSGVGLLALGSNAIQRLWKWSRNEQNPSGKATASVVPQHWQPNSGLLMTNDASDTNSEEAVPCIALSKNDSYVMSACGGKISLFNMMTFKVMTTFMSPPPASTFLAFHPQDNNIIAIGMEDSTIHIYNVRVDEVKTKLKGHQKRISGLAFSNNLGILVSSGADAQLCIWNTETWEKKKSLAIQLPTGKTPASDTRVQFNSDQSRLFVVHETQLAIYDTSNTERIQQWVPQDALSAPISYASYSCNSQLVYASFCDGNIGVFDADNLRLRCRIAPSAYMTPAAASSNLPVYPLVIAVHPQEPNQFAVGLADGAVKVFEPLESEGKWGAPVPVDNGVHGSRAQASSTTSNSAVDQLQR